One Ricinus communis isolate WT05 ecotype wild-type chromosome 7, ASM1957865v1, whole genome shotgun sequence genomic region harbors:
- the LOC8284982 gene encoding E3 ubiquitin-protein ligase RNF115 translates to MSNNFTPPNGDRRSGRDQYGFGNHTGWSYPSSGPGPMFPRFSSSQPMLPDGSRGAYGPWRATEETVLPAPFGFMGFPGQPRSPMQLLLLDSLGRDSAPWVLGPGSFQGSTSTEEDSKLTQDEQKKALKKLKKEMYNPVPKRLTSRLCLYYRDQAPNIVNERAREKEEDGKRCAVCLEDFEPKEIVMLTPCNHMFHEECIVPWVKSNGQCPVCRFALCDRIRGSSSGSFNIPNLPPNNDHLSADLLSILRAMGAM, encoded by the exons ATGAGCAACAATTTCACACCCCCCAATGGGGATCGAAGAAGTGGACGCGATCAATATGGTTTTGGTAACCACACTGGCTGGAGTTATCCCTCGTCAGGTCCCGGTCCCATGTTTCCTCGATTCTCTTCCTCTCAGCCTATGCTTCCG GATGGAAGTAGAGGTGCTTATGGTCCATGGAGAGCAACAGAGGAGACTGTCCTACCAGCACCTTTCGGTTTCATGGG TTTTCCAGGGCAACCACGGTCCCCTATGCAACTTCTCCTCCTGGATAGCCTAGGAAGAGACTCTGCTCCATGGGTATTAGGCCCTGGGAGTTTCCAGGGATCTACTTCCACAGAGGAAGACTCCAAATTAACCCAAGACGAGCAAAAGAAGGCATTGAAGAagctgaaaaaagaaatgtataATCCTGTGCCGAAGAGATTAACTAGTAGGCTGTGCCTGTATTACAGAGACCAAGCTCCAAATATAGTTAATGAAAGGGCAAGGGAGAAAGAAGAGGATGGGAAGAGGTGTGCAGTTTGCTTAGAAGACTTTGAGCCTAAAGAGATAGTGATGCTGACTCCATGTAACCATATGTTTCATGAGGAATGTATTGTGCCTTGGGTGAAGAGTAATGGGCAGTGCCCGGTTTGTAGGTTTGCACTTTGTGACAGGATTAGAGGAAGCAGTTCGGGATCCTTCAACATCCCAAATTTACCACCCAACAATGATCATCTTTCAGCAGATCTACTTTCAATCTTAAGAGCAATGGGAGCCATGTAA